A single region of the Penaeus vannamei isolate JL-2024 chromosome 23, ASM4276789v1, whole genome shotgun sequence genome encodes:
- the LOC113808291 gene encoding protein tramtrack, beta isoform isoform X1, translated as MEAEVLALKWNNHQSIFYHIISGLRTKGSYTDVTLACEGKFYPVHKLVLSTCSEYFSDIFDRTPCKNPVVVLKDIQCRDLEFLLDYMYIGEVNVRQNELSSLIKAAECLRVKGLAVPDEEPKHAAAATTNTTTPNNNNSGFSGTRQRPVEQQPQQQQLGERSSSPPAKRRKGDERRSSNPPPEVEPSTVVPHVDRPLEDKPSDEPCLPQPPQESEVAAGEAEGEAMEPPPLPHIKIEQDLEYQDNYDIPLNSNPSSFDGEPYAPESEDGVRTKVEGKDNGNVMDDDLGANFSDMLQSTLTSEENMEHHSGIHPHVNLESWDGVSGARALPGHNLSAATVSHTPLAHHQQQKAAVAALGLLHSAGDTQPALRLLHQQHGSAAGPPFSSQQNAMVGEGGMLSEEFFGKKDKLQREYVCQYCGREFSHRTNLQAHLRIHTGEKPFHCLYCPYRTALKGNLKMHTISRHKADWKTIKHLVRPMSEENSS; from the exons ATGGAGGCTGAAGTGTTAGCACTAAAGTGGAACAACCATCAGAGTATTTTTTACCACATCATCAGTGGGTTACGGACCAAG GGTAGCTACACTGATGTAACCCTGGCATGTGAGGGCAAGTTCTACCCCGTCCATAAACTGGTTCTATCAACTTGTAGTGAATACTTTAGTGACATTTTTGACCGCACGCCATGCAAAAACCCGGTTGTAGTTCTTAAGGACATACAGTGTCGTGATTTAGAGTTCTTGCTAGACTATATGTACATAGGTGAAGTGAATGTGAGACAGAATGAACTCTCGTCCCTTATAAAGGCTGCCGAGTGTCTCAGAGTGAAAGGTTTAGCTGTGCCAGATGAAGAACCTAAGCATGCAGCAGCGGCCACTACCAAtaccaccacccccaacaacaataacagcgggTTTTCTGGGACGAGGCAGCGTCCAGTGGAGCAgcagccgcagcagcagcagcttggTGAACGTAGCAGTAGCCCCCCTGCCAAGAGGCGAAAGGGGGACGAGCGGAGATCTAGCAATCCTCCCCCAGAAGTTGAACCAAGCACTGTGGTGCCGCATGTAGACCGACCCCTGGAAGACAAGCCCAGTGATGAGCCGTGCTTACCTCAGCCCCCACAGGAGTCAGAA GTGGCAGCCggtgaggcagaaggagaagcTATGGAGCCGCCACCACTACCTCACATAAAAATAGAACAGGACCTTGAATACCAGGACAACTACGACATCCCCTTGAACTCCAACCCCTCGAGCTTTGATGGCGAGCCTTATGCACCAGAGTCTGAGGACGGAGTTCGGACAAAG gTGGAAGGAAAAGACAATGGAAATGTTATGGACGATGACTTAGGAGCAAATTTCTCCGACATGCTACAGTCAACTCTCACAAGTGAGGAGAACATGGAACATCACTCAGGAATCCATCCACAT GTAAATTTAGAGTCATGGGATGGTGTATCAGGTGCGAGAGCTCTGCCGGGACACAACTTATCGGCTGCAACGGTTTCCCACACTCCCTTGGCGCACCATCAACAACAGAAG GCTGCTGTGGCTGCTCTGGGCCTCCTTCACTCCGCGGGTGACACGCAGCCAgcgctccgcctcctccaccaacAGCATGGCAGTGCCGCCGGCCCACCCTTTTCGTCGCAACAGAATGCtatggtaggggaaggaggaatgttgTCAGAGGAGTTCTTTGGAAAGAAGGACAAGCTGCAGCGAGAGTATGTATGCCAATACTGCGGCCGAGAGTTCAGTCACAGGACAAATTTGCAGGCCCACTTGCGAATACACACTGGTGAGAAGCCATTCCATTGCCTTTACTGCCCCTACCGCACTGCGCTGAAAGGGAACCTCAAAATGCATACCATCTCACGACACAAAGCTGACTGGAAAACCATCAAGCACTTAGTTCGGCCCATGAGCGAAGAAAACTCAAGTTGA